A DNA window from candidate division WOR-3 bacterium contains the following coding sequences:
- a CDS encoding class I SAM-dependent methyltransferase has translation MSEKITKKLNLGCGNFKKEGYINLDYNKDVEPDVIHDLNVFPYPFEDNEFDLIEASHVLEHLDDPFKVMRELHRITKNNGLIIIRVPHFSRGFTHPEHKRGFDVTFPFYFNPSFLGGYQGIELKLEKMRLHWFGQPYLKKTVLPKSLFLIAKFIGKIIDFFANLSPFLCSRFWCFLVGGFDEIEFHFIVRK, from the coding sequence ATGTCTGAGAAAATAACAAAAAAACTTAATCTGGGTTGTGGTAATTTCAAAAAAGAAGGGTATATAAACCTTGATTACAATAAAGATGTAGAACCTGATGTAATACACGATTTAAATGTTTTTCCTTATCCCTTTGAGGATAATGAATTTGATTTAATTGAAGCTTCCCATGTTCTTGAACATTTAGATGATCCCTTTAAAGTTATGAGAGAATTACACAGGATAACAAAAAATAATGGTCTTATTATAATAAGAGTTCCACATTTTTCAAGAGGATTTACCCATCCGGAACATAAAAGGGGTTTTGATGTTACCTTTCCTTTTTATTTTAATCCTTCCTTTTTAGGAGGGTATCAGGGAATTGAACTAAAACTTGAAAAAATGAGACTTCACTGGTTTGGTCAGCCCTATCTTAAAAAAACTGTGCTCCCAAAGTCTTTATTTTTAATTGCAAAATTTATAGGGAAAATAATTGATTTTTTTGCCAATCTTTCTCCTTTTCTTTGTTCAAGATTCTGGTGTTTTTTAGTGGGTGGCTTTGATGAAATAGAATTTCATTTCATAGTAAGAAAATAG
- a CDS encoding glycosyltransferase family 9 protein, with the protein MKILITPLFGIGDTLMMTPALKILKENLKNSELFVFTMFESTRDVLLYNPYIDHLIYYPLLENKIKSFFYLLKKIRIKKFDCVINFYPTNRKEYNLFSFLTGSKIRIGHSYSVMDFVELNFLKNRKIKEDKKLHNVLENVRLLKEFFKIDVKDIPPLQIYLKKEEIEKEREFLKEKGLKNKFLIGIHAGSSVFKGHRGKRWPSQNFLDLLKRIKEKIKDSYFLFFGSKDDEDVNKFLEKNLKDGILIGNKKIREVASLIKNCKIFISNDSGLMHLAAACRVPVLALFGPTSPYKLYPFGVKHRVCFLNLDCSPCFVYSPKPLKCVKNIDFKCMKDMQVDYVYEKFKELLEEVY; encoded by the coding sequence TTGAAAATTCTGATAACTCCTCTTTTCGGTATAGGTGATACGCTTATGATGACCCCTGCTTTAAAAATTTTAAAAGAAAATTTAAAAAATTCTGAACTTTTTGTCTTTACAATGTTTGAATCTACAAGGGATGTACTCCTTTATAATCCTTATATTGATCATCTTATTTACTATCCACTTTTAGAAAATAAAATTAAAAGTTTCTTTTATCTTTTAAAAAAAATAAGAATAAAAAAATTTGATTGTGTTATTAATTTTTACCCCACAAATAGAAAAGAATATAACCTTTTTTCTTTTTTAACAGGTTCAAAAATAAGGATAGGGCACTCTTATAGTGTTATGGATTTTGTTGAACTTAATTTTTTAAAAAATAGAAAAATCAAAGAAGATAAAAAACTTCACAATGTTTTAGAAAATGTGAGACTATTGAAAGAATTTTTTAAAATTGATGTTAAAGATATTCCACCACTTCAAATTTATTTGAAAAAAGAGGAAATAGAAAAGGAAAGAGAATTTTTAAAGGAAAAAGGATTGAAGAATAAATTTTTGATAGGAATTCATGCTGGTTCAAGCGTTTTTAAAGGTCACAGGGGAAAAAGATGGCCTTCTCAAAATTTTCTTGATTTGTTAAAGAGAATTAAAGAAAAAATTAAAGATAGTTATTTTTTATTTTTCGGTTCAAAAGATGATGAAGATGTAAATAAATTTCTTGAAAAAAATTTAAAGGATGGAATTTTGATAGGTAACAAAAAAATAAGGGAAGTTGCTTCTTTAATTAAAAATTGTAAAATTTTTATATCCAATGATTCAGGACTTATGCATCTTGCAGCAGCTTGCCGTGTCCCTGTTCTTGCTCTTTTCGGTCCTACTTCTCCCTATAAACTTTATCCCTTTGGTGTAAAACACCGTGTTTGCTTTTTAAATCTTGACTGCTCACCTTGTTTTGTATACTCACCCAAACCTTTAAAATGTGTTAAAAATATTGATTTTAAATGCATGAAAGATATGCAAGTGGATTATGTTTATGAAAAATTTAAAGAACTCCTTGAGGAAGTTTATTGA
- a CDS encoding ABC transporter permease produces the protein MKNIKNSLRKIKSIAYKEILHIIRDIRTLTLSIIIPVFLLIIFGYAIRLDIQNVSLSFLDFKKDYFTRELKETLKNSNVFSRIFNEYDFKEDKFLKNEIKGKLFIPRNLKEIVIIIDGSDPTLFSTLSGYMIRMLLEKENIFDLRYKILFNPELKSEIFIVPGIIAIILVVISAVLVAISISKEYETGSFYTLFTLPLKPYEIIIGKVIPYILIGLAQFTLVLIFGKILFNIPLRGNFLFLYLSTIIYILSGLSIGIIVSTKFKKTQTALQVTWLTTILPSFLLSGFIFPIENIPSLLRILTYFVPARYFLELLRANLLRNSEIFYMLDELFFLIFLSFILIFIALKSIKKEILT, from the coding sequence ATGAAAAATATAAAAAATTCTTTAAGAAAAATTAAATCAATTGCATATAAGGAAATCCTGCATATTATAAGAGATATAAGAACTTTAACCCTTTCTATAATAATTCCTGTTTTTTTACTTATAATTTTTGGCTATGCAATCAGACTTGATATTCAAAATGTAAGTTTGAGCTTCCTTGATTTTAAAAAGGATTATTTTACAAGGGAGTTAAAGGAAACCTTAAAAAATTCTAATGTATTTTCAAGAATATTTAATGAATATGATTTTAAAGAAGATAAATTTTTGAAAAATGAAATAAAAGGAAAACTTTTTATACCCCGCAATTTAAAAGAAATTGTCATCATTATAGATGGTTCTGATCCAACATTATTTTCAACCCTTTCAGGTTATATGATAAGAATGCTTTTAGAAAAAGAAAATATTTTTGATTTGAGATATAAAATTCTCTTCAATCCTGAATTAAAAAGTGAAATTTTTATTGTCCCTGGAATTATAGCAATTATTCTTGTTGTTATCTCAGCTGTTCTTGTAGCAATAAGTATAAGTAAAGAATACGAAACCGGAAGTTTTTATACACTTTTCACCTTACCATTAAAACCCTATGAAATAATAATTGGTAAAGTTATTCCCTATATTTTAATAGGTCTTGCTCAATTTACCCTTGTTCTTATTTTTGGTAAAATACTATTTAACATCCCCTTAAGAGGTAATTTTTTATTTCTTTATTTATCCACTATAATTTATATTCTTTCAGGTCTTAGTATAGGAATAATAGTTTCAACTAAATTTAAAAAAACACAGACTGCGCTACAAGTAACATGGTTAACAACAATATTACCTTCCTTTTTATTATCTGGATTTATTTTCCCAATTGAAAATATTCCATCTTTATTAAGAATTCTGACATATTTTGTTCCTGCAAGATATTTTCTTGAGCTTTTAAGAGCTAATCTTTTAAGAAATAGTGAAATCTTTTATATGCTTGATGAGCTTTTCTTTCTTATTTTTTTATCTTTTATCTTAATTTTTATAGCTTTAAAATCTATAAAAAAAGAAATATTAACATGA
- a CDS encoding glycosyltransferase family 39 protein codes for MDQNNKKLLFLIFFFYLLIFLFTAEGHVESIDAQLRFEMTKSMVDKRSLEVDYFLARKGKDGRYYNTYGPITSLLAVPFYLIAKAVYNLTNLEKKGVEEFMFSMMTPILGAITVLIFFLFCLKVMRFNYKKSFIASILFSFFTPFWFYTKYSANEVPCALFSLIGFYFLLKTEKNSKDLFLSGLGFGLAYLTRWEFAILFPPIFIWVIYRYFPQVKPILLFSSGIFPIFLLGIFYSYTIFGSPFFSYGEPKGFEEYIPRSLNLSWFFSYFFSFPPLKGFYRRLFSFEQGIFTYSPFIFFFINGFYQLLKKERSIFFLFLFVIFVWVIFYTFIGPKGVEMGPRYHIPILFIFVSCSLYPLKNYFLKLFFYFFVFISFIINFLGINVSSHRTHLKLELIYRKNPPSGWVIQEERLFNMISGCFEVWRNYIKKSSKDYFFSREDASVEERLEKQATIALPNFWWIFLPFFGVPKFIILLSISIFLILIFYSGLKIRSFLFYLDKFYNMKI; via the coding sequence GTGGATCAAAATAATAAAAAACTATTATTTTTAATATTTTTCTTTTATCTTTTAATTTTTCTTTTTACTGCTGAAGGACATGTTGAATCGATTGATGCACAACTAAGATTTGAAATGACTAAAAGTATGGTGGATAAAAGAAGTTTAGAAGTTGACTATTTTCTTGCGAGAAAAGGAAAAGACGGAAGGTATTATAATACATATGGTCCAATTACTTCTTTACTTGCTGTACCTTTCTATCTAATTGCAAAAGCAGTTTACAATTTAACCAATTTAGAAAAAAAGGGGGTTGAAGAGTTTATGTTTTCTATGATGACCCCTATTTTAGGAGCAATTACTGTTTTAATATTCTTTTTATTTTGTTTAAAAGTGATGAGGTTTAACTATAAAAAATCCTTTATAGCATCTATTTTATTTTCTTTTTTTACCCCCTTTTGGTTTTATACAAAGTATTCTGCCAATGAAGTTCCCTGTGCTCTTTTTTCACTTATTGGCTTTTATTTTTTATTAAAAACTGAAAAAAATTCAAAAGATTTATTTTTATCAGGTTTAGGTTTTGGTCTTGCATACCTTACAAGATGGGAGTTTGCTATTTTATTTCCTCCTATATTTATATGGGTTATTTACAGATACTTTCCCCAAGTTAAACCGATCCTTTTATTCTCTTCTGGAATTTTTCCAATTTTTTTATTAGGAATCTTTTATAGTTATACGATTTTTGGAAGTCCTTTTTTTTCTTATGGAGAACCTAAGGGTTTTGAGGAATATATTCCGCGTTCCTTAAATTTATCATGGTTTTTTTCTTATTTTTTCTCTTTTCCCCCCTTAAAAGGTTTTTATAGAAGATTATTTAGTTTTGAGCAGGGGATATTTACTTATTCTCCCTTTATATTTTTTTTTATTAATGGATTTTATCAACTCTTAAAAAAAGAGCGCTCTATTTTCTTTTTATTTCTTTTTGTTATTTTTGTTTGGGTTATTTTTTATACTTTTATTGGTCCAAAAGGTGTAGAAATGGGACCAAGATATCATATACCTATTCTTTTTATTTTTGTATCCTGTTCTCTTTATCCATTAAAGAATTACTTTTTAAAACTATTCTTTTATTTTTTTGTTTTTATTTCATTTATTATAAATTTTTTAGGAATCAATGTTTCATCTCATCGAACTCATCTTAAACTGGAACTAATTTATAGAAAGAATCCTCCATCAGGTTGGGTTATTCAGGAAGAAAGACTTTTTAATATGATATCAGGATGCTTTGAAGTTTGGAGAAATTATATAAAAAAATCTTCAAAGGACTATTTTTTCAGCAGGGAAGATGCCAGTGTAGAAGAGAGACTTGAAAAACAAGCAACGATTGCTCTTCCAAATTTCTGGTGGATTTTCCTTCCTTTTTTCGGTGTCCCTAAATTCATAATTTTATTAAGCATCTCAATTTTCTTAATTCTTATTTTTTATTCTGGCTTAAAAATCAGAAGTTTTTTATTTTATCTTGACAAATTTTATAATATGAAGATATAA
- the rfbC gene encoding dTDP-4-dehydrorhamnose 3,5-epimerase, with protein MPFDFEELEIDGLVLIKTKSFPDIRGYFFESYKESEFKNWGIKEKFKQDNISYSVKNTLRGLHFQRKPKEQAKLVRCIKGEIFDVACDLRKDSKTFGKWASVILSEENKNMLYIPKGFAHGFCVLSDYAILLYKVSEEYYKELDAGIRWDDPDLDITWPIKNPILSEKDKNLPFLKDIKSIL; from the coding sequence ATGCCCTTTGATTTTGAAGAACTTGAAATAGATGGTCTTGTTCTTATAAAAACAAAAAGTTTTCCTGATATAAGAGGATACTTTTTTGAAAGTTATAAGGAGTCAGAATTTAAAAATTGGGGTATTAAAGAAAAATTTAAGCAGGATAACATTTCCTATTCAGTAAAAAACACTTTACGGGGACTTCATTTTCAAAGAAAACCCAAGGAACAAGCAAAACTTGTAAGATGTATAAAGGGAGAAATCTTTGATGTTGCCTGTGATTTAAGAAAAGATTCTAAAACCTTCGGCAAATGGGCATCTGTTATTCTTTCAGAAGAAAACAAGAATATGCTTTATATACCGAAAGGATTTGCACATGGTTTCTGTGTTTTAAGTGATTATGCAATTTTACTTTATAAGGTATCTGAAGAATATTATAAAGAACTTGATGCGGGGATTAGATGGGATGACCCTGACTTAGATATTACCTGGCCCATAAAAAATCCCATACTTTCAGAAAAGGACAAAAACCTTCCCTTTTTAAAAGATATAAAATCTATTCTATAA
- a CDS encoding ABC transporter permease, protein MKRLLFFIEKEFVQVMRDKRTRFIVFAAPIIQLIVFGYVISTDVRNVKTGVLDYCNKSISRDFIYSLTSSSFFKIVKIYKDPYDMEKDFKNGRIDFGIIIKENFNKEIRKERNFEVFALFDGSRAWSTQIILGYFTNFLYQKLRKNEVEPKIIILYNPEGKSSNYMVEAVIAMVLLITSMILTSISVAREKEMETIELLSISPISHIEFVLGKILPYTFLGLINVTIVFIFSLIIFKLPFRGNLILLYSGTFLFLLLILGIGLLSSIISETQAQAMMQAVFFVLPMLVLSGFFYPIESMSLIFRIIAYLNPLTHFLIILRSIFLKGSGFFELKINFLVMGTLSILIFTYAFIKSKSLLLGK, encoded by the coding sequence ATGAAAAGACTTTTATTTTTTATTGAAAAGGAATTTGTCCAGGTTATGAGAGATAAAAGAACAAGGTTTATTGTATTTGCGGCACCGATAATACAGCTTATAGTTTTTGGTTATGTAATATCCACTGATGTAAGGAATGTAAAAACAGGAGTACTGGATTACTGTAACAAAAGTATATCAAGAGATTTCATATATTCCCTAACATCTTCTTCTTTTTTTAAAATTGTAAAAATTTATAAGGATCCTTATGATATGGAAAAGGATTTTAAAAATGGCAGAATTGATTTTGGTATCATAATAAAAGAGAATTTTAATAAAGAAATAAGAAAAGAGAGAAATTTTGAAGTTTTTGCTCTTTTTGATGGTTCAAGAGCATGGAGTACTCAGATTATTCTGGGTTATTTTACAAATTTTCTTTATCAAAAATTAAGGAAAAATGAAGTGGAACCCAAAATTATTATTCTTTATAATCCTGAAGGCAAGTCAAGTAACTATATGGTTGAGGCAGTAATAGCAATGGTGCTTCTTATAACTTCAATGATTTTAACTAGTATTTCTGTTGCAAGGGAAAAGGAAATGGAAACAATTGAACTTTTATCTATAAGCCCTATTTCTCATATTGAATTTGTTCTCGGTAAAATTTTACCTTATACATTTTTAGGCTTAATTAATGTAACTATTGTTTTTATTTTCTCCCTTATAATTTTTAAGTTACCTTTTCGTGGAAATTTAATTCTTTTATATTCAGGAACCTTTCTTTTCCTATTACTTATCCTTGGAATAGGACTTTTATCTTCAATAATTTCTGAAACTCAGGCACAGGCAATGATGCAAGCAGTTTTTTTTGTTTTACCCATGCTTGTGCTTTCAGGATTTTTTTATCCAATAGAATCAATGTCTTTAATTTTCAGAATAATTGCCTATTTAAATCCTCTGACACATTTTTTGATAATATTAAGGAGTATATTTTTAAAGGGTTCAGGTTTTTTTGAATTAAAAATTAACTTTTTAGTTATGGGGACACTTTCCATTTTAATATTTACTTATGCTTTTATTAAATCAAAAAGTTTACTTTTGGGAAAATAA
- a CDS encoding transglutaminase-like domain-containing protein, with product MINFLIFLLIKRKIIFFLNIQNQFLKTEDIKIYIAIPENVYYQKILDIKFNPQPDSILKEEWGQNLALFKIKNMEPYEEKSFKMEINAIFDFKNKINFYNKNMENNLEIYLRDDPYLCMNSDILKKIAFNIKKRTKDDLDYIKGVLDTISKSLFYSVDRSWQNAEKTFLQGHGSCSEYSFLFSSLMRLGGFPTRFVGGTMERTGGIDLTFHRWVEVFLKDKGWIPVDAQYYDSPESNGKFFPDDERLFLVTTVTPSTSSLLDEWYNFNVKVKKGIIKVDAFFKWEK from the coding sequence TTGATAAATTTTTTAATTTTTCTTTTAATAAAAAGAAAGATTATTTTTTTTCTTAATATTCAAAACCAGTTTCTAAAAACAGAGGATATAAAAATCTATATAGCAATACCTGAAAATGTTTATTATCAAAAAATTCTTGATATAAAATTTAACCCTCAACCTGATTCAATTTTAAAAGAAGAGTGGGGTCAAAATCTTGCCCTTTTTAAAATTAAAAATATGGAACCCTATGAAGAAAAATCCTTTAAAATGGAAATTAATGCTATTTTTGATTTTAAAAATAAAATAAATTTTTATAACAAAAATATGGAAAATAATTTAGAAATATATCTCAGAGATGACCCTTATCTATGTATGAACTCTGACATTTTAAAAAAAATAGCCTTTAATATAAAGAAAAGAACGAAGGATGATTTAGATTATATAAAAGGGGTTCTTGACACAATTTCAAAATCCCTTTTTTATAGTGTTGATAGATCCTGGCAAAATGCTGAAAAAACTTTCCTTCAGGGACATGGTTCCTGTTCTGAGTACTCCTTTTTATTTTCTTCCTTAATGAGACTTGGTGGTTTTCCAACAAGATTTGTCGGTGGAACTATGGAAAGAACGGGGGGAATAGATTTAACCTTTCACAGATGGGTTGAAGTTTTTTTAAAAGATAAAGGATGGATACCTGTTGATGCTCAATATTATGATTCCCCAGAAAGTAATGGTAAATTTTTCCCGGATGATGAGAGGTTATTTCTTGTAACAACAGTAACTCCTTCTACAAGTTCTTTGCTTGATGAATGGTATAATTTTAATGTAAAAGTAAAAAAAGGTATAATAAAAGTTGATGCTTTTTTTAAATGGGAAAAATGA
- a CDS encoding HD domain-containing phosphohydrolase — MKKIKRIFVSKNGNIISDFDEAQNILTEIREGKNFLVIDNVRYFVRKYDIRETQGHLYLLKTDNKSIKDKDIYYHLTDLLISKYFDDIEFLKNKIELLSKTGEFFAEIINIEEIIKRIIREIKRVLKVEIVSIFKVDEKDKKISFYEFTKGKKELKSIEIEWGKGIVGYVAIHKTPLIVNDVSKDKRFYPEVDRKTGFKTKNLIAYPLIVQKKIIGVIEVINKRNGLFTNRDLEIISLISSSASVALQNAFLYRELDELFKGTITSLANSVEAKDPYTSGHVNRVTELSVEIGKRIGLKGEDLRTCELAAILHDIGKIAIPDSILKKPDKLTEEEFEIMKTHVYHGARILNPIPGMKNVIPAVLHHHERWDGKGYPMGLKGKEIPLIARIITITDSFDAMNSDRPYRKRLAPEVIEKELREKSGFQFDPELVDVFLEIEEVKELLNK; from the coding sequence ATGAAAAAAATAAAAAGAATTTTTGTTTCTAAAAATGGAAATATAATAAGTGATTTTGATGAGGCTCAAAATATTTTGACTGAAATAAGAGAAGGTAAAAATTTTTTAGTTATAGATAATGTTAGATATTTTGTTAGAAAGTATGATATTAGAGAAACTCAAGGTCATTTATACCTTTTAAAGACTGATAATAAAAGTATTAAAGATAAAGATATATACTATCATTTAACTGATCTTTTAATAAGTAAATATTTTGATGATATAGAGTTTTTAAAAAATAAAATAGAACTTTTAAGCAAAACCGGAGAATTCTTTGCAGAAATTATTAATATAGAAGAAATAATAAAGAGGATCATAAGAGAAATAAAAAGGGTTTTAAAAGTTGAAATAGTTTCAATTTTTAAAGTAGACGAAAAAGATAAAAAAATTTCCTTTTATGAATTCACAAAGGGAAAAAAAGAGCTGAAATCAATAGAAATTGAATGGGGTAAAGGTATTGTGGGTTATGTAGCTATACATAAAACTCCTTTGATTGTAAATGATGTATCAAAAGATAAAAGATTTTATCCTGAAGTGGATAGGAAAACAGGTTTTAAGACAAAAAATTTAATTGCTTATCCTTTAATAGTTCAAAAGAAGATAATAGGTGTAATTGAAGTAATAAACAAAAGAAATGGATTATTTACAAATAGAGACCTTGAGATTATTTCCCTGATTTCTTCTTCAGCATCCGTTGCATTACAGAATGCTTTTTTATACAGGGAACTTGATGAATTATTTAAAGGAACAATAACATCCCTTGCAAATTCTGTTGAAGCAAAGGATCCATATACCTCAGGTCATGTTAATAGAGTTACAGAACTTTCTGTTGAGATTGGTAAAAGGATAGGTTTAAAGGGAGAAGATTTGAGGACTTGTGAACTCGCAGCAATTTTACATGATATTGGTAAAATAGCTATCCCTGATAGTATATTAAAAAAACCAGATAAACTAACAGAAGAGGAATTTGAGATAATGAAAACACATGTTTATCACGGCGCAAGGATTTTAAATCCTATTCCTGGTATGAAAAATGTAATTCCTGCTGTTTTGCATCATCATGAAAGATGGGATGGAAAAGGTTATCCCATGGGTTTAAAAGGGAAGGAAATTCCTTTAATAGCAAGAATAATAACAATTACAGATTCCTTTGATGCAATGAATTCTGATAGACCTTACAGAAAAAGGCTTGCCCCAGAGGTTATAGAGAAAGAGTTGAGAGAAAAATCGGGTTTTCAATTTGACCCTGAGTTAGTTGATGTTTTTCTTGAAATTGAAGAGGTAAAAGAGTTATTAAATAAATGA
- a CDS encoding DEAD/DEAH box helicase codes for MISLYVEFFSLTNLKENKYPFILSNFEEEYKYFKKVKNKILLFDIFNEPIVISEEKKEKNLILEIKKGIELKTFQFINLLINAGYKEYDKVYSEREFARRGYIIDVFFEESELPLRIELFGDFIEDLRFFDPVTQKSVEKKEVLYIYIPEKFQNFFSNLLRPLDFYYISERDFLDKKISQLPKFKKFSDFIEFIKNKNKKIIYVADNTIRYSYLKKLINNIEFLKGNISESFEILDEGKIIISERELYPSIKTSQKFPLPFREEEFFEINPGDTVIYEEEGICSIKGFKRIKSEEKEIENIELIFKDNQKLFVPFWEIYKIERYFGKSKFTDYSKNLWAKNFLKTKIEIHEFAKKILTLTARRKVLKGISFKLNEEEEKILNEIILSFPYIETEDQKRAWEETKRDLESDKRMDRLIIGDSGFGKTEIALRALAMCALKGYQGLLLAPTTPLVLQHYRNFSERLKDFPINVRMLSRLVTKNEEREILEDLREGKIDILISTHRALSEDVKFKKLGLLVIDEEQRFGVEHKEKLRLLREELDTLIISATPIPRTLALSIYNILEISRIRTPPKGRKETEIIITNYSIDKVREAIERELERNGQIIYVRNRILPLKEIKEKIKSLFPDVRCEILHGKMDKEEIENTLISFILGEIKILITTSILETGMDFENVNTLIIERPDLFGLSELYALKGRVGRRDRKSYVYLLLPHKLSERARERIKILKRYNYPGSGEKVALKDLEMRGPGEFFGKKQKGFIKKLGINFYIKLLEEEIKKLKGEKVIKIIPKIISYTSLCFPSNMEDEDKLHISRSLFTAESEEEINLIIEEYKDRFGKPDKNMEKIFLLAKKFLEAKIKGKSKVKVFENLIFIE; via the coding sequence ATGATATCTCTCTATGTGGAATTTTTCTCATTAACAAATTTAAAGGAAAATAAATACCCATTTATTTTATCAAACTTTGAAGAGGAATATAAATATTTTAAAAAAGTTAAAAACAAGATTCTTCTCTTTGACATATTTAATGAACCAATTGTAATTAGCGAAGAAAAAAAAGAAAAAAATTTAATCCTTGAAATTAAAAAAGGAATAGAGTTAAAAACTTTCCAATTCATAAATTTACTTATTAATGCAGGTTATAAAGAATATGATAAAGTTTATTCAGAAAGGGAATTTGCAAGAAGGGGTTATATTATTGATGTTTTTTTTGAAGAATCAGAACTCCCTTTAAGAATAGAATTATTCGGTGATTTTATCGAAGATTTAAGATTTTTTGACCCAGTAACTCAGAAGAGTGTTGAAAAAAAGGAGGTGCTTTATATTTATATTCCAGAAAAATTTCAAAATTTCTTTTCAAATCTTTTAAGACCATTAGATTTTTATTATATAAGTGAAAGGGATTTTTTAGATAAAAAAATAAGCCAATTGCCGAAATTTAAAAAATTTAGTGATTTTATTGAGTTTATAAAAAATAAAAACAAAAAAATAATATATGTCGCAGACAATACAATCAGATACTCCTATTTAAAAAAATTAATAAATAATATTGAGTTTTTAAAGGGGAACATTTCAGAAAGTTTTGAAATTCTCGATGAAGGAAAAATAATAATATCTGAAAGGGAACTTTATCCTTCTATAAAAACTTCTCAAAAATTTCCGCTCCCCTTCAGAGAAGAGGAATTTTTTGAAATAAATCCTGGTGATACTGTTATTTATGAAGAAGAAGGTATATGTTCAATTAAAGGATTTAAAAGAATTAAAAGTGAAGAAAAGGAAATAGAAAATATAGAACTCATTTTTAAAGATAATCAAAAACTTTTTGTTCCTTTCTGGGAAATTTATAAAATAGAAAGGTATTTTGGAAAAAGTAAATTTACAGATTATTCAAAAAATTTATGGGCAAAAAATTTTTTAAAAACAAAAATTGAAATCCATGAATTTGCAAAAAAAATTTTAACCCTAACAGCAAGAAGAAAAGTATTAAAGGGAATTTCATTTAAACTAAATGAGGAGGAAGAAAAAATTTTAAATGAGATTATATTAAGTTTTCCTTATATAGAAACAGAAGACCAGAAAAGAGCATGGGAAGAAACGAAAAGGGATTTAGAATCAGATAAAAGGATGGATAGATTAATAATAGGAGATTCAGGTTTTGGTAAAACTGAAATTGCTTTAAGGGCTCTTGCAATGTGTGCTTTAAAGGGATACCAGGGACTTTTATTAGCACCAACAACGCCTCTTGTTTTACAGCATTACAGGAATTTTTCTGAAAGATTAAAAGATTTTCCAATAAATGTTAGAATGTTATCAAGACTTGTTACAAAAAATGAAGAAAGAGAAATTCTTGAAGATTTAAGAGAAGGTAAAATTGATATTTTAATTAGCACTCACAGGGCACTTTCTGAAGATGTAAAATTTAAAAAACTCGGCCTTCTTGTCATAGATGAAGAACAGAGATTTGGAGTAGAACATAAGGAAAAATTAAGACTTTTAAGGGAGGAACTTGATACTTTAATTATTTCTGCAACTCCAATTCCCAGAACTCTTGCTTTATCAATTTACAACATCCTTGAAATTTCAAGAATAAGAACACCACCAAAAGGAAGAAAGGAAACAGAAATAATAATAACAAATTACTCAATCGATAAAGTAAGAGAAGCTATTGAAAGAGAGCTTGAAAGGAACGGACAAATTATTTATGTAAGAAATAGAATTTTACCTTTAAAGGAAATAAAAGAGAAAATTAAATCACTTTTTCCAGATGTAAGATGTGAAATATTGCACGGTAAAATGGATAAAGAGGAAATAGAAAATACTTTAATTTCTTTTATCTTGGGGGAAATAAAAATTTTAATAACAACAAGTATTCTTGAAACAGGAATGGATTTTGAAAATGTCAATACCTTAATAATTGAAAGACCTGATTTATTCGGACTCTCAGAACTTTATGCTTTAAAAGGAAGAGTTGGAAGGAGGGATAGGAAATCCTATGTTTATCTTTTATTACCACATAAATTAAGTGAAAGAGCAAGAGAGAGAATAAAAATATTAAAGAGATACAATTATCCTGGCTCTGGAGAAAAGGTGGCTTTAAAAGACCTTGAAATGAGAGGACCTGGTGAATTTTTTGGAAAAAAGCAAAAGGGATTTATAAAAAAATTGGGTATAAATTTTTATATAAAACTACTTGAAGAAGAGATAAAGAAATTAAAGGGAGAGAAAGTTATAAAAATAATTCCAAAGATAATTTCTTATACTTCCTTATGTTTTCCTTCAAATATGGAAGATGAGGATAAACTTCATATTTCAAGAAGTCTATTTACTGCTGAATCAGAAGAAGAAATAAATTTAATAATAGAAGAATACAAAGATAGATTTGGGAAACCTGATAAAAATATGGAAAAAATCTTTTTACTTGCTAAAAAATTTTTAGAAGCAAAAATTAAGGGTAAAAGTAAGGTTAAAGTTTTTGAGAATCTGATATTTATAGAATAG